A genome region from candidate division KSB1 bacterium includes the following:
- a CDS encoding redox-sensing transcriptional repressor Rex, whose product MVKLQSVSEATLRRLPQYLHLLKKMQENGTETVSTTFIAHDLNLDPTQVRKDLSVTQVHGKPRIGYQIQELIDAIIRFLNWQNATDALLVGAGSLGAALLGYNRMKNYGISIVAAFDNDRDKLGHKIHGKQILHIAKLPELTRRKHIHIGIITAPADAAQTIADLMVEGGIKAIWNFAPTALHVPEDIIVQRADIYSSLAILTKRLADDLGPIS is encoded by the coding sequence ATGGTTAAATTGCAATCCGTTTCCGAAGCCACCCTGCGCCGCCTGCCTCAGTATCTGCATTTGCTGAAAAAAATGCAGGAAAACGGCACAGAAACAGTATCGACCACGTTCATCGCCCATGACTTGAATCTGGACCCCACCCAGGTCCGCAAGGATCTGTCCGTCACGCAGGTGCACGGAAAACCGCGGATCGGTTATCAAATTCAGGAACTGATCGATGCGATCATCCGCTTTCTCAACTGGCAGAACGCCACAGATGCGCTGTTGGTCGGCGCCGGCAGCCTGGGCGCCGCGCTGCTGGGATACAACCGGATGAAAAATTACGGAATCAGCATTGTTGCGGCTTTTGACAATGACCGCGATAAACTGGGGCACAAAATTCACGGCAAACAGATTCTGCATATCGCCAAACTGCCGGAACTAACGCGCCGCAAACACATCCATATCGGTATTATTACCGCTCCGGCCGACGCCGCGCAAACCATAGCCGATCTCATGGTAGAGGGTGGAATCAAAGCCATCTGGAATTTCGCACCCACCGCCCTGCACGTACCGGAGGACATTATTGTTCAACGCGCTGATATCTATTCCAGCCTGGCCATATTGACCAAACGCCTGGCAGACGATCTGGGCCCCATCAGCTGA
- a CDS encoding M64 family metallopeptidase — MLCSRVVTLLCLLGVVSVQATDFFDFTHTLRLDVYHTGTAQAEAYSIDQIYLQDDWPGSRVNLIDTLNLGIYQMRVYKQDTDSLMYSYGYCCVFQEWQTTRLAAEQRGAFHETLRFPCPVSPVDVVIVRRQGGVFSDTVFTAGIDPDSRFVNREGNRYDFKVRKIQKNGKPEHKVDLVIVGDGYTRKELSLFHEHVDRYTRALFETQPFSDHKNDFNVWAVDVISRDSGIDEPRKDKWKRTPIGAGYNSLDLPRYVLAHNNKALHDIAALVPYDHIYVLVHSDRYGGGGIFHSMAVSYTGHCDNQPEWWSEYVFVHEFGHSFAGLADEYYSSRVAYENFYTPGVEPWEPNITALLNRKQPKWGHLIEKDVRVPTPWRKSEFDRLMRLSRENRWMSEGQTYLDQASDLLAAEYRQALVGCYEGAGYVSKGLYRSFIDCRMFSKSLVPFCPVCQQAIARKIRFEIK; from the coding sequence ATGCTCTGTTCACGTGTTGTTACATTGCTGTGCCTGCTGGGTGTTGTCTCTGTACAGGCAACGGATTTTTTCGATTTTACTCATACATTGCGTCTGGATGTTTATCATACCGGTACGGCTCAGGCAGAAGCCTATAGTATAGATCAAATCTATCTGCAGGATGACTGGCCGGGGTCACGTGTCAATCTGATTGACACCTTGAATCTGGGCATTTACCAGATGCGCGTTTACAAGCAGGATACCGATTCATTGATGTATTCGTACGGCTATTGCTGTGTTTTTCAGGAATGGCAGACCACCCGACTTGCCGCTGAACAGCGCGGCGCCTTTCATGAGACCCTGAGGTTTCCGTGTCCGGTGTCACCTGTAGATGTTGTGATTGTCCGGCGTCAAGGGGGGGTCTTTTCCGATACCGTGTTTACGGCCGGCATTGATCCGGACTCTCGTTTTGTCAACAGAGAGGGGAATCGCTATGATTTCAAAGTGCGCAAAATTCAGAAAAACGGCAAGCCGGAACACAAAGTGGATCTGGTGATTGTCGGCGACGGCTATACGCGAAAAGAACTGTCTCTGTTTCACGAACATGTGGACCGCTATACACGCGCCCTGTTCGAGACGCAGCCGTTTTCAGATCACAAGAATGATTTTAACGTGTGGGCGGTGGACGTAATTTCCAGAGATTCCGGTATTGATGAACCGCGCAAGGACAAGTGGAAGCGCACACCAATCGGCGCCGGCTATAATTCCCTGGATCTGCCCCGTTATGTACTGGCTCACAATAACAAAGCATTGCATGATATCGCGGCATTGGTTCCGTATGATCATATTTATGTGCTGGTCCATTCGGACCGGTATGGCGGCGGCGGAATTTTTCACAGCATGGCGGTTTCTTATACCGGACATTGTGACAATCAACCGGAGTGGTGGTCGGAATATGTGTTTGTGCATGAATTTGGTCATTCGTTTGCGGGATTGGCGGACGAGTATTACAGTTCCCGGGTCGCTTATGAAAATTTTTACACCCCGGGTGTAGAACCCTGGGAACCGAATATCACCGCGCTGCTAAACCGGAAGCAACCCAAGTGGGGACATTTGATTGAAAAGGATGTGCGGGTGCCGACACCCTGGAGAAAGTCCGAGTTTGATCGTTTAATGCGTCTTTCCCGGGAAAACCGGTGGATGTCGGAGGGACAAACCTATCTGGATCAGGCCTCTGATCTGCTGGCAGCAGAATACCGACAGGCTTTGGTCGGCTGTTATGAAGGAGCCGGTTATGTATCGAAAGGTCTTTACAGATCGTTTATCGATTGCCGTATGTTTTCAAAATCCCTGGTTCCGTTTTGTCCGGTCTGTCAGCAAGCCATTGCCCGAAAGATTCGTTTTGAAATAAAATGA
- a CDS encoding serine dehydratase beta chain, with protein sequence MNSLRQLYRIGYGPFSSHTMGPRRAAEKAVKKAPQAAGFKVELYGSLEATGKGHLTREAINQVLGDRLINLVWKADETLPVHPNGMRFRALDSEENAAGGEVVTAPTCGASGVLPEVLYYLIERNAHAAIRAMGCCHMALLSDGLHKISFDEVVQVSLETGHALPSLYRETAQGGLARMYRDRKYKKGIPCTIFLMNVMKL encoded by the coding sequence ATGAATTCGTTGAGACAGTTATATCGAATCGGGTACGGCCCATTTAGCAGTCACACCATGGGGCCGCGGCGGGCGGCGGAAAAGGCGGTGAAAAAAGCGCCGCAGGCTGCTGGATTTAAAGTTGAACTCTATGGCAGTCTGGAAGCCACCGGCAAAGGCCATTTGACGCGTGAGGCCATCAATCAGGTGCTGGGAGACCGTCTGATTAACCTGGTCTGGAAAGCGGATGAGACTCTGCCGGTACACCCGAACGGCATGCGGTTCCGGGCCTTGGATTCTGAAGAAAACGCAGCCGGTGGCGAGGTTGTCACCGCGCCCACGTGCGGGGCGAGCGGTGTGCTGCCGGAGGTACTCTATTATTTAATTGAACGCAATGCTCACGCGGCAATCCGGGCCATGGGCTGTTGTCACATGGCGCTGTTGTCGGACGGGCTGCATAAAATATCGTTCGACGAGGTGGTACAAGTCAGTCTGGAAACCGGGCATGCCCTGCCCAGTCTTTATCGGGAAACGGCCCAAGGCGGACTGGCCCGGATGTACCGTGATCGAAAATATAAGAAAGGAATACCATGTACTATTTTTCTGATGAACGTTATGAAACTATGA
- the mgrA gene encoding L-glyceraldehyde 3-phosphate reductase: MYYFSDERYETMIYNRCGTSGLKLPALSLGFWHNFGGVDARENGRAIARKAFDLGMTHFDLANNYGPPAGSAEEFVGELMKTDFHGLRDELVISSKAGYYMWPGPYGDGGSRKYLISSLDASLVRMGLDYVDIFYHHRPDPHTPLEETMRALDAVVRQGKALYVGVSNYPPELTRQAVRILNDMGTPFIIHQPKYSMLDRWIEDGLLDVLKESGLGCITFSPLAQGLLTDRYLNGIPIDSRAAKEHGFLSQDDITETLLGKIRALNELADRRGQSLAQMALVWNLRHEQVTSVLVGASRVEQLQSNVKALENAEFTDEELEKINQILEDEE, from the coding sequence ATGTACTATTTTTCTGATGAACGTTATGAAACTATGATTTACAATCGATGTGGAACCAGCGGACTGAAACTACCGGCGCTGTCTCTGGGATTCTGGCATAATTTCGGCGGAGTTGATGCGCGTGAAAACGGCCGGGCGATTGCCAGAAAAGCGTTTGATCTCGGCATGACTCATTTTGATCTGGCGAATAATTACGGTCCGCCCGCCGGTTCTGCAGAAGAATTTGTCGGAGAACTGATGAAAACCGATTTCCACGGCTTGCGCGATGAGCTGGTGATTTCCAGCAAGGCCGGATATTATATGTGGCCGGGTCCTTACGGCGACGGCGGGTCGAGAAAATACCTCATATCCAGTCTGGACGCCAGTCTGGTGCGTATGGGACTGGATTATGTGGATATCTTTTATCATCATCGGCCGGACCCGCACACACCGCTGGAAGAAACCATGCGAGCGCTTGATGCCGTGGTGCGTCAGGGCAAGGCTTTGTACGTCGGGGTTTCCAATTACCCGCCGGAACTGACCCGGCAGGCAGTACGTATTTTGAACGACATGGGGACACCGTTTATCATTCATCAGCCCAAATACTCCATGCTGGACCGCTGGATTGAAGACGGGCTTTTGGATGTGCTGAAAGAATCCGGGCTGGGCTGTATCACCTTTTCTCCGCTGGCTCAGGGCCTTTTGACGGACCGCTATCTCAACGGTATCCCGATTGATTCCCGGGCCGCCAAGGAACACGGGTTTTTGAGTCAGGATGACATTACCGAGACATTGCTGGGCAAGATTCGGGCGCTGAACGAACTTGCGGACCGGCGCGGACAGTCTCTGGCGCAAATGGCGCTGGTCTGGAATCTACGCCATGAACAGGTCACATCCGTGCTGGTGGGGGCGAGCCGCGTCGAACAATTGCAGAGCAATGTGAAAGCGTTGGAAAATGCTGAATTCACCGATGAAGAACTCGAAAAAATTAATCAAATTCTGGAGGATGAGGAATAG